DNA from Actinoplanes sp. SE50/110:
TCCCCGTCGGCGTATCCGACGATCCCTTCGGCGGCCACCCGCACGTGCCGGGCCCGCCGCTGATGCACCCGCGGATCGGTGACGTGCGTCCCCTGCCGCAGCCGCGGTGTGAGCCGGCTGAGCCCACCCCGCCCGAGTCCACCGGCCCAGATCACGTCGAGCAGCCCGTCCGACGGGTCGGCCGCCGGCACGATCCGCATCCCGCCCCCGTAGCTCGCCGTGTTCCCCACCGCCACGATCTCCGCGTCCCGATGCAGGGTCTCGCCGTCCAGCTCCAGCGTGTAGGCCCGGGCCCGGAGCCGCGCCAGCTCCAGCACGATCGCCAGGTCGTACCGTCGGGGCCCGCGCGGCCAGGCCATCCGGTTGGCCCGCTCGTTCACCAGCGCATCGAACCCGGCCGCCAGCACGGCGCAGAACCACCGCTGCCGCCCGACGGCATCCGCCGTCAGCACCGCATCGATCGACTGCGCACGGCCCGCTTCCAGGGCCGCGGATATCTCCCGCGCGGCTTCGATCGGATTGCCCGGTACGCCGACGGCACCCGCGAAGTCGTTCCCGGTGCCCGCCGCGACCACTCCGAACCCCACCCGCCGCGCCGCGGCCCCCGCGGCAACCAGCCCGGAATCCACGGCCCCCGCAGCAGCCGCCCCGAAATTCGCGGATCCCCAGGACTGCGCGCCGGGCGGCGCCGACTCCCCCACTCGCGGCCCACCACCCGCCACGGCCTGGAGCGCCCGGTGCACGGTCCCGTCCCCGCCCACCGCGACCAGCGCCACCGCGCCCTCGGCCACCGCCTGATGACAGGCCCGTTCCGCGCCGGCCCCGCTGTCCGCATCCAGCAGTCGCACGGCATGCCCCGCGCCGCCGAGCGCCTGCAACACCCCCGGAAGCAGACCGCGGTGCCGACCCCGCCCCGCCCGGGCGTTCGCCAGCACCGCGATGAAGTCGCTCGTCACAGCCGCCGAGGCTAGCCCCCACCCCGACGCACCGCACCCACCCCACAAACCTTGGGGCAGGCCGGCACCCACCCCACAAACCTTGGGGCAGGCCGCCCTCTGCCCCGCGAACCCCGCCAGGCCAGCACCCGCCCTGCGAACCTTGGCCAGGCCGACGTCCGCCCACAGACCCGCCAGGCCAGCACCCTCCCCGCCAACCTTGGCTAGGCCGACGTCCGCCCACAGACCCGCCAGGACAGCAGCCACCCCGCCAACTTTCGCCAGACCAACCCCCCATTCCCGCGAATCGCCGCCGGTGAGTTGTCAGCCGTTTTCCCGCCGCCGCGCTCTTTGCGGCGACGAGAAAACGGCTGACAACTCACCGGTTACCAGGCGATTCGCCGCGGAGCGAAGCGGAGCCAGCTAGCTCACGTCATGTCGTCGAAGCGCCGCTCGATGGAACGCGGGGCCTCCACGGGTGTCGGAGCGTCGACCGGGGTCGGGGCGGAGATCGGGTCGGAGGCGCCGACCGGGACCCGCTCCTCGTCGAGAGCGGAGATCTCGTCGTCGGAGAGGCCTTCGTAGATCTCCTTGCCGCGGCCCTTGCGCCTGTCGTTGAGGATCGCCACGCCGACCGCGACGAAGTACAGCGCGCTGATGCAGGCGGCGAGCAGGGCCATGCCGAACGGGCCCGGGTCGGGCGTGGCGATCGCGGCGAACGCGAACGCCAGGAACACGACCGCACGCCACCAGCTGAGCAGGCGCTTGCCGGTGACCACGCCGGTGAAGTTCAGCATCAGCAGCAGGAGCGGGAACTCGAAGGCACAACCGAACAGCATCAGCATGTTCATCACGAAGCCGACGTACGACGTGACTTCGAGTTTGGTCGGCTGGCCGAGCACACCGGCCTTCATGATGAAGGCCAGGCTGTGACCGATCACGAGGTACGCCATGATGACGCCGGCGGCGAACAGCGGCAGGGCCAGCGCGACGAACAGGTACGCCCACCTGCGCTCGTGCCGGTGCAGACCGGGGGCGACGAAGGCCCACAGCTGGTAGAGCCAGACGGGTGCGCCGAGGACCAGACCGAGCCAGAGTGAGATCTTCAGCCGAAGCATCAGCTGGTCGGTCACCGCGAGGGTGATGAACTCACAGCTGCCGGTCCGGTCGTTGATCGAGCTGGGCAGCGCGCAGTACGGCGCCTTCAGGATGTCGAAGGCCCACTGCGAGATGACGAAGCCGACGATCAGGCCGAGAACGATGCCGATCGAGGCGATGAACAGCCGGTTGCGCAGCTCGCGGACGTGCTCGATGAGCGTCATCGAGCCGTCGGCGGCCTGCTCGAACTTGCTCGGCTTCTTGTTGCGACGCAGGGTCAGGGAAGCCATCGCGGGCGGATCAGCGGTCGTTGGTGCGCTGCACCGGGTCGACGAACGGCTGGGCCGGCGGCTGCTGCGGCTGCTGGAAGCCCGGCTGCGGGTGCGGCTGGTAACCCGGCTGCGGCTGCTGGTAACCCGGCTGGGGCTGCTGGTAGCCCGGCGGGGGCTGCTGCTGGTAACCCTGCTGCGGGTAGCCGCCCTGCACGTCACCCTGCAGCGGCTGGCGCGAGTACTGCGCGTCGGCCTTCTCCGCCAGGTTGTCGTTGTTGTTCTCGTCGATGAGACCCTTGGTCTCCGCCTTCATGATCCGCAGCGAGCGCCCGAGGGAGCGCGCCGCGTCCGGCAGCCGCTTCGCGCCGAAGAGCAGCACGAGGACGACGACGAGCAAGATGAGGTGCCATGGCTTGAGGGCGCCCATGGAGAGACTCCAGTCGGTCGGATCAGGTTGCGGGGTCCATCGTACGTGTCAATTCCGGCGATGTCGTAGGCCGGAACCCGCGAGATTCTTGCGCATTCGGTTGACATGCCGGACAACGGGGCTCGAACGCCTCAGGTCAGTGGCCGGAACCGGCCTTGATCCGTTCCACGTGCTCCTGCGCCCGCTCGGCCCGCTGCTGCAGGCCCTGCAGGGTCTGCTCCAGCCGGGCCGCCCCGGCCTGCAGGCCCATCGCCTCGGCCTGCCGCCGCTGCAACCGCCCGGCCGCCCGGCGCAGCTCGGGCAGCCGGCCCAGCAGCCGCGCGGCGGTGACGACCAGGATGATCAACGCGATCGCACCCACGGCGATCCAGACCCACATCAGCACGGCGCCACCCTATCCGGCCGGGGCCCGGTCCGCCGCGAGTGAGTGCGGCGCGGCGTACTGGTCGAGGGCCTCGTGCGCGGCGTCACGGATCTGCTCGACCAGCTCGGGTGGGCCGACCACGGTGACGTCGGCGCGGCCGACCAGGAAGCGGCGGGCCCAGACCAGGTCGGTGACCCGCATCGTGACCAGCCACTCGCCGGGCTCCCGCTGCACCTGCTCGACCGGGTAGTACTCGGTGATCCACCGGCCGCCGCGGCCCACCCGCAGGGTGACCAGGGGCAGCTCCGGGCCGGGCTGGAAGACGCCGTGCGTGACGTCGTGCGGGACCGCCTCGACCGGCGGCCGGGCCGGCTCGTCGAGCTCGGTGAACGCGTCGATCCGGTCGATCCGGAACATCCGGGTCGCCTCGGCCCGGCGGCACCAGGCCTCCAGGTAGGCGAAGGTGCCGACGGTCAGCATCCGCATCGGGTCGACGACCCGCTCGGTGGTCTCGTCGCGGGCCGCCGTGTAGTAGGTGAGCCGCAGCGCGTGCCCGGAGTCGACCGCGGCCCGGACCTTGGCGAGCTTCTCCTGGTTGGCCGGGAGTTTCACGGCGACCGGGGCGTCCGCCAGGTCACCGGCCGCGCTCTCGATCTTGGCGAGGGCGCGCTCGATCGCGTCCCGCGAGCCGATGCCCGGTGTCTCGGCAAGCATCCGCAGCGCCACCACCAGGGCGAGCGCCTCGTCCTGATTGAGCCGCAGCGGCTTGTCGATGCCGGCGTCGTGGCTGATCGTCACCCGGTCGCCGTCGAACGCCATGTCGATCAGGTCGCCGGGGCCGTAACCGGGCAGCCCGCAGACCCAGAGCAGCTCCAGGTCCTCGCGCAGCTGCTTGGCGGTGACGCCCAGGTCGTCGGCGGCCTCGGCGATCAGGATGCCGGGGCGGGCCAGCAGGTAGGGCACCAGGTTGAGCAGGCGGCCGAGCCGGTCGGCGGACGGGGTGCGCGGGGCGGTCATCGGGCGACCGCCGGGACGTCCCGGTCGTACCGGGTGGTGAGCTCCTTGAGCTGCTGGATGACCGCGTCCCGCAACTCCGGCGGGCCGTCCGCGCGGGCGTCCGGCCCGTACCCCGCGATCCGGGACGCGAGCCAGTCCGGATCGCCGTACGAAATAGTCAATCTGTCCCCGTCCGGACCGGGAGTGACCTCGCTGGCCAGCCGGCGCAGCCCGGCGGCCCGGCCGGGACGCACGGTGACGGTGGCGCGGCCGGTGCGCGCGATCGGCCCGGTGCTGTGGGCCACGTGGCTGATCAGGTCGGCGTCGGCGGGCGGGGTGAAGGCCTCCGGGCGGCCGACGGCGCGCACGTCGCCGACGATCCGGGACAGCCGGAAGCAGCGGGCGGCGTTGCGGTCCCGGTCGTGGCCCACCACGTACCACCGGCCGCGCCAGCAGACCACGCCCCACGGCTCCAGGCGCCGGACGCTGGGCTCGTCGACCGCGGGCACCCGGTATTTGAACTGGACCGCGCGGCGGGCCCGGGCGGCCGCGGTGAGCGGGCCGAACGCCGGGTCGACCGTGACCACCGGCTCGACGCCCAGGGTGGCCTGCGGGTCCACCTCGACCCCGGCGGCACGCAGCTTGGCCAGGCCGGACGAGGCGGCGGCGGCCAGCCCGGCGTGCTGCCACAGCCGGGCGGCGATGCCGACCGCGGCGGCCTCGTCGGGTTCGAGCAGGATGTCGGGCAGCGCGTACTCCCGCTGGGCGATCCGATATCCGGGCTCCTGGTCGAAGATGCTCGCGGTGCCGGTCTCCAGCGGCACGCCCAGCTCGCGCAACTCGGCCTTGTCCCGCTCGAACTTGCGCTGGAAGGCTTCGTGGTCCCGGGGATCCGAGGGGTCGTGCTCGTAACCGGGCACGGTCAGGGCGATCTGCGCGGCGGTCAGGAACCGTCGCGTGGACAGCAGGCAGATCACCAGGTTCACCAGGCGCTCGGTTCGAGTGCGCGACACGACAGGAAACCTAGCAGCCCGGGTGTCCAGACCGTTAAACGCGAGCGGGGCGGGGAACCAAGGACGACGTGACGATCGCACCCGAGCCCGAGACCGCACCGACCGGTCTGCCCGACAACGAGCCGCAGGCCGCGACCGAAAGCGTCGGGACGGTGCTGCTGGCGCTGCTGGCGAACCTGGTCATCGCGGTCGCCAAGCTGGTCGCCGGGCTGTTGTCCGGCTCGGCGGCGATGCTGTCCGAGGCGGCGCACTCGTTCGCCGACACGGTCACCGAGATCTTCCTCTACGTCGCGCTGCGCCGGGGCGGAAAACCGGCGGACGAGGAACACCCGTTCGGGTACGGCAAGGAGAGCTACGTCTGGGCGTTCATCGCCTCGCTGTTCACCTTCGTGGGCGGTGCCGGCTTCTCCATCTACCACGGGATCAGCACCATCGTCAGCGGCGCGGACGCCGGCGACTACCTGTGGTCGTACGTCGTGCTGGCGATCTCGTTCGTCGCCGAGGGATCCTCGTTCCTGAAGGCCCGCCGCCAGGTGCGCGAGCAGTCCCGCCGGTGGAACGTCAGCCCGCAGCGCTTCCTGCGGCTCACCTCGGACACCACGGTCAAGGCGGTCTTCTTCGAGGACGCGGCGGCCCTGATCGGGCTGCTGCTGGCCGCCGCCGGGCTGGCGCTGACCCAGCTCACCGGCAGTGAGGTGTGGGACGGGTCGGCCTCCGTGCTGATCGGCGCCCTGCTGCTGGTGGTCGCCTCGGTGCTGGCCCGGACCAACGTGTCGCTGCTGGTCGGGCGGGCGGTGCCGCGCCGGATGCACAACCAGATCGCGGCCGATCTGCGGTCCATCCCGGTGGTGACCGGCGTGCCGACGCTGTTCACCATGCAGATCGGGCCGGGCGACATCCTGGTCGCGGCGAAGGTCGACTTCGACGACGAGGTGCCGGGCCGGGACATCGAGGCCGCCTCGGACGAGGCCGAACGCCGGCTGCGCGACCGCTATCCGGAGATCCGGTACGTCTTCCTGGACCCCACCCGCGGCGTTCCGGGACGCGACCACATCGACGGTGGCCTGGACCGATAGGGTTCCGGCTCATGGTGCGCTGGCGGTCCGGAACGGTGTCCTCGGTGCGGCGACGCTGGCGCGGCGCCATCGAGCTGGACGTGCTGTGCGACGGCGGCGGCGTGCGCGCGCTGGCCTACCCGGAGCTGGTCGGCTCGCCGGAGCCCGGCGACCGGGTGCTGCTCAACGTCGGCGCGCTGGTGATGGGCCTGGGCACCGGGGGGTACGCGCTGGTCGTCGCGCTGCCCGACCGGTTGCCCGCGGACCCGGCCGACGACGGCACCACCCGCGACGCGGGTCACCTGGTGAAGGCGCGGTACACGCCGCTGCAGCCGATCCTGCTCGGGGTCGACGAGGAGGCCTCCCCGCACCGGGCGGTGCTGGCAGCCGCCGAGTCGCTCGAGGCGATGCCGGTGGTCACCGCCGACCTGCACTCCGCGCTGCCGGCGATCCTGGCCGGGGTCCGCGCGGACCGGCCGGACGCCCGGGTGGCGTACGTGATGACCGACGGCGGCGCGCTGCCCGCGTGGTTCTCCCGGACCCTGGACGGGCTCACCGGGCACCTGGCCGGGACGGTGACGACCGGACAGGCCTTCGGCGGCGACCTGGAGGCGAGCACCGTGCACACCGGGCTGCTGGCCGCCCGGCACGTGCTGCGCGCCGACGTGACCGTCGTCGCGCAGGGCCCGGGCAACCTGGGTACCGGCACCACCTGGGGGTTCTCCGGGGTGGCGCTGGGCGAGGCGGTCAACGCGATCGGTGTGCTCGGCGGGCGGCCGGTCGGGTCGCTGCGGATCTCCGACGGCGACGGGCGGGAACGGCACCGCGGGGTGTCCCATCACAGTCTCACGGCGTACGGGAAAGTCGCCCTGATCCGAGCGGACCTGCCGGTGCCCGAGGGTCTGCCGGCGGCCCTGGCCGCCTCGATCGCGCCGCTCGCCGAGCGGCACCGGATCGTCGAGGTGCCCACCGGCGGCCTGGACGCGGCGCTGCGGGCGTCGCCGGTGCCGCTGTCGACGATGGGCCGCGGGCTGGACCGGGACCACGCGTACTTCCTGGCCGCCGCCGCGGCCGGCCGGCACGCCGCCGCCCTGCTCGGCGCCGATCAGTAGGGCTGCGCCTCCCAGACGAACCGGAAGTCGGCGCTGGTGCCGGAGGTGGCGGCCAGCGCGTTGGACGGCAGCAGCCAGGTCACCCGGTACCACAGCTGGGCGGCCGTGGCCGTCGTCCACTCCCCCGGTGCGCTGGTCCCCCAGGTGATCGGCAGGCCGCTGACCTTGGCGGTGCTGGCCGTGCCCGTCCCGTACACGAAGGTGCCGTTGGCGGTGAAGCCCGCGCACGCCGCGTTCGTCGCCCCGGTGCCCTCGTCGATGACCATCTCCAGCGCCGCGGACAGGGCGTCCGCGTTGTCGTCGATCCGCATCCGGATGTGCGCCGGCGCAGCGGTCTGGTAATCGACCATGATGCACGCCTGCCCGCCGGTGCGGGTGCTGCTGGGCGCGAAGCCGGCCAGCGTGATCGAGCTCGCCGTGGCGTCCGGCACCGCGACCGGCACGGTGAACGGCGCCGTCGCCACCTGGCTGTTGGTCAGCGTCACGCTGACCGCGGTCCAGGTGTTGTTCGGCGTCGAGGTGGTCGCGCTGTAGGCCGATGTCGACGACCGCCAGACCAGCACCGAGCCCAGCAGGATGCTCAGCGGCACCGCCAGGCCGGCGATCCGCCGCCGCCTCACTCCAGGTAGTCCGCGTACACCCGCCAAAGGTCCTCCTGATCGGTCAGCTGCCGGTCGTACACCGCGAACTCGTCGATCGTGCCGGTCAGGTAGGGATTCGACGGGGCGGACGGCCAGCCGTTCAGCGGCAGCATCGCCACCCCGCCCCAGCGCCAGTAGCCGGTCGTGGAGGCGGCCGCGGTGACGGCCGTGCCGGTCACCTTGACGCCGTCGACGTAGAGCTTCAGACCGGCCGCGCCGACGCTGGCCAGCACGTGGTGCCACGTCCCGTCGTCGACCGCCGCCGCACTGACCACGGTGACCGGGACGCCCGCGCCGAGCACGCCGAACCGCACCCTGCCGGTGGTGTCGACGTACATCAGCCGGTCGGTCACGGTGCTGTCGAGCTGGTCGTCGGTGTCGGCGAACCCGCCGATCACCCCGGTCTCGCCGCTCGCCACCCGGATCAGGCACTCCTCGGTGAAGGCGGGACCGGCCACCGCGGCGGCGAACCGGCCGTTCCCGCCGCTGGACGAACCGCCGAAGGCCATCGCGGTGGTGTTCGCGTGCAGCGGACGCGTGCCGGCCAGACCACCGGTCTCCTCGACCTCGACGCTGCCGACCAGCTGCCGCATCGTGGTGGACACCACCGGGTAGCCGTTGTAGACGCGCAGGTCGTCGATCTGACCCTGCCAGCCCTCGGCGGTGGCGCCGCCGACCACCCGGCGGCCGATCTGGGTCGCCCCGAGGGACGGCCAGGCGGCCGTGGTCGCGGGGGTGGCGGTGCCACTGGAGCGGCCGTCGACGTACAGCCGGATCTCCTTTCCCGCCTCGTAGACCCCGGCGACGTGGGTCCACTGGTTCAGCACCGGCGCCGCCGCGCTGACCGTGCTCTTCGGCGTGACCACCGCGGCGTCGCTCGGCCACCAGCGCATCCGCCAGCGGTTGGCGGTGCTGTCGTAGCCGAGCGTGAAGGCGGTGCCGAGCACCCCGTTCTGCGAGACGATCGTGCGGTCCGCGCTCGTGTCGGTGAGCCTGACCCAGGCCGCCACGGAGAAGCTGCCGCTGGTGGTCACCTGCGCCGAGGGTCCCTGCACGTAGCCGTTCACGCCGGCCGTGGCGATGGTCAGCGCGTTACCGGTGCGGCCGGTCGTCAGGGCGGCCGCCGCGCCGGCCGTCACCCCGGCGGTCGACGAGCCGGTCACCGACGGTGTGCCGGTGCTCGCCGACGCGGTGGTGTACCCGGGTGTCGTGCCGGTGGCCTCGTCGAAGGTCCAGCGGCTGGTGGCCCGGACCGGCAGCTCGGCCACCTCGGCCGCGCTCAGCGCGCGCCGCCAGGTGCGCGCCTCGCCGATGATCATGCCGATGCCGGTGTTCCGGCCGCCGTAGCCGGCCCAGTTGCCGGTACCGGCGCCGGTACGGTACCGGCCGAAACCCACGTTCCGGTCGGTGGCGGCGTCGGCCGGGACGGTGTGCGTGGCGGTCGCGGGCGGGGCGACGCCGTTGACGTACAGGCTCATCGTGCCCGTCGCGGCGACGAAGACCGCGGTCAGGTGGGTCCAGGTGTTCACCGCGGCGGCCGAACCGTAGGCGGTGTCCCAGCCGGTCACCGTGGTGCTGTTCGGATCCTTGGCCATGGTGAACGCCCAGCACGGTGCCATCGCGCAGGACGCGCTGTTGTCCACCAGCAGCGCCACGTCACTGCGCCGGTAGGAGCTGTTGGTCATGTGGAAGGCGGAGAACCGGCTCCCGGCAGCCGGCGCGGTGTCGCCGATGTCGACCCACAGCGCGACGGTGAAGTCCCGGTCCGCCCGGAACGGCGACAGCACCGAGGAGAGCGTCGCCTGGGCACAACAGCTCGCGGTCGAGGCCCCGAGCATGTACGCGCCGCCGGTCGGCCCGGTCGTGTTGGTGACCGTCATCGGGGTACCGGTGGGCTTGCCGGTGTCGGTGGTGCCGGAGAGGTCGCGGTACCTTGTGGCCGCCGGGCCGTCGTCCATCGGCCACCACAGCGACGGACCGTTCGTGCTGTTCGCGTACGCGCCGTCCTGGCCGTTGCCGGACGAGTCCACGGCGGTCGAGCTGAGCGCGCCGGTCTGGCTCTCCTCGCCCCGGTGGTAGAACAGCGGCCCGCCGTCGGTGACCAGCTGCGGCAGGCCGGGGAAACCCGCCGAGGCGGCGACCGTGGCCGGGACCGCGGTGGTGGCCGTGTACTGGGCGGCCACCGGCCGCCAGGCCAGCGGCATCGCCACCAGCAGGGTGCCGGCGAACAGGACCGCGGCCACCCGCCGGCGCCGGCTCCACGTCGCCATGCTTCCCCCCGGCATCCTCCCTGGTCCCATCGGTCGGAGGCGGGAGACTGCTGAGCCGCGACGGACCGACGAATCAGGTCTGCGCCTCCCAGGTGGCGGTGAAGGTGAGCCCCAGCCCGGCCGCGGCGTCACCGGCGGTGTTCGGCAGCAGGAGGTCGAACCGCCATGCCCGGGTGGCCGGCCCGGACACCGCCCACGCGCCGTCGCCGCTGGACCAGCCGGTGTGCGCGGCCAGATACGGGCCCAGGGTGGGGCCGCCGGTGGCCGGCGCGCTCCCGTTGTACAGCGTGGCGGACGAGCCGAAATCCGAGCAGTCGGTCTGCGCCCCGGTGCCGCTCTGCACCTGGGCCACCAGGTAGGCGCCGAGCGTCCCGGCGACCGAGGTGAAGTACATCTTCACGGTCGCCGGGGCGGTTCCGGTGTACGCGGTGATCACACACGTCGTACCGACCGTGCCGGGGATCGCGTTGGTGATCGCGAAAACCCTGCCGGCCGGGGCGGACGCCGAGACCACCACCGTTCCCGCGGTGAACGTGTTCACCGGGGTCGACGTGGTGCCCGTGTACCCGGCGCCGGTGACCGGCAGGGCGGCGGCCGTGACGATCACCAGGACGGCGGCCGGCCACCACCGCCGGTGCCACCGAAGGTGACGCCGATGGCGGGGTCGGGACCGTCGTACCCCGGGCATCAGTAGGGCTGCGCCTCCCACTGGAACTTGAAGTCGGCACTGGTGCCGGAGGTCGCCGCCAGCGCGTTCGAGGGCAGCAGCCAGGTCACCCTGTACCACAGCTGCGCCGCCGTGGCCGCGGTCCACTCCCCCGCGGTGCTGGTGCCCCACGTCGTCGGCAGGCCGCTGACCTTCGCGGTGCTGGCCGCACCCGTCCCGTACACGTAGGTGCCGTTGGACGTGAAACCCGAGCATGCCGCGTTCGTCGCGCCGGTGCCCTCGTCGATGACCATCTCCAGCGCCGCGGACAGGGCGTCCGCGTTGTCGTCGATCCGCATCCGGATGTGCGCCGGCGCACCGGTCTGGTAGTCGACCATGATGCACATCTGACCACCGGTCCGCACACTGCTGGGCGAGAACCCGGCAAGCGTGATCGAACTCGCCGAGGCGTCCGGCACCGCGACCGACACGGTGAACGGCGCCGACGCCACCTGGCTGTTGGTCAGCGCCACGCTCACCGCGGTCCAGGTGTTGTTCAGCGTCGACGAGGTCGTCGTGTACGCCGACTCGGACGACTGCCAGACCAGCATCGACCCCAGCAGGATGCTCAACGGCACGGCGAGCCCGGAGAACCGGCGACGCCGGCGACGGCGGCGCTCGGCGGCATCGGTCTGCGACATGGCGACTCCCTGCGGCTCTCCAGCGGAACGCCGCTCCCGATCGGACGTCCGGCCGGACACTTGAGGGATGGCGGAAGCCCGTGCCTGGGCCTGGTTCATCGCGAGCGTGCTCGCCCGGATCCTGCTGGGCACCTGCGCGGTGGCGGTGCTCTGGTCGCTGCTGCCCGTCGTCTTCGGCTGGACCAGCGTGGTCGTGGTGTCCGGCTCGATGCTCCCGAAGATCCACTCCGGCGACGTGGCGATCGCCGGCCCGATCAGCGCCGCGAAGATGAGACCCGGCATGGCGGTCCTCGTCGACAACCCCGCCCGCCCCGGGCACCTGCTGCTGCACCGGGTCGTGCGGCGCACCGCCGACGGCAGCCTGATCACCAAGGGCGACGCGAACGCGACCGAGGACTCGACGCCGGTGCCGCCGTCCTCGGTGCGCGGGCTACCCCGGCTTCTGATCCGGTGGATCGGCCTGCCGGTCTACTGGCACGGCCGCGGCGAACACCGCAAAGTGCTGGCCACCGGTGTGGCCGTCGCGGTGCTGCTGGCCGTGGCGATGCGCAACGAGGAGGCCGCGGACCATGCGGCGGGTCACCGGCGGCGCCCGCGGCACCGGCGCTGACCGCGGGTCACGCGGCGGCCGGCATCTCGATCCGGTTGCGGCCCCGCTCCTTGGCCAGGTAGAGGGCCTGGTCGGCGCGCTGCAACAGCTCGTCCGAGGTCTCCTGGCCGTCCCAGACCGCCAGACCGGCGGAGAAGGTCTGCCCCTGCGGGGTGGCGGCGAGCATCCGGCTCAACGCGCCGTGCCCGTGCGCCGCATCCGAGCCGGGCAGCAGCACCACGAACTCCTCGCCGCCGTAGCGGGCGAGCAGATCCGCCTTGCGCAGCGTCTCGTGCCAGGCCGCGCTGGCCGCCTTCAACAGCCGGTCACCGGCCGGATGACCGTACGTGTCGTTGAACCGCTTGAAATGGTCCAGGTCGACGATCGCGACGACCACCGGCTGGTGATCGCGGCGGGCCCGTTCCAGGGCGCGGGGCAGTTCGTCGTTCCACGCCCGGCGGTTCGGCAGACCGGTCAGCTCATCCGAGCGGGCCAGGTCCCGCACCTGCCGGGCCTGTCGCTCCACCTCCCGCACCAGACCCGCCATGCGCACCACGACCAGCAGGAACAGGGTGGTGGAGCAGAGCACGATGCTCCAGCCGTTCTTCACCGACCCGCTGTGCAACTGGCCGGCCAGCAACCCGGGGGCGATCAGCGAAGCGCCGGTCAGCAGGGCCAGCAGGCCCGGGCCGAGCCGGGCCGACCGCTCCTGCGCCGGCTCCGCCAGCCGCCCCGCGCCCGGGTCCAGGGCGGCTACCGCGAACAGCGCGAACGCGGTCACGAACACCGACTCCAGGGCGCGGCCCAGCCACGGCAGCAGCCCCAGCCACTTCTCGGCGCCGCCCAGATT
Protein-coding regions in this window:
- a CDS encoding diacylglycerol kinase family protein, which encodes MTSDFIAVLANARAGRGRHRGLLPGVLQALGGAGHAVRLLDADSGAGAERACHQAVAEGAVALVAVGGDGTVHRALQAVAGGGPRVGESAPPGAQSWGSANFGAAAAGAVDSGLVAAGAAARRVGFGVVAAGTGNDFAGAVGVPGNPIEAAREISAALEAGRAQSIDAVLTADAVGRQRWFCAVLAAGFDALVNERANRMAWPRGPRRYDLAIVLELARLRARAYTLELDGETLHRDAEIVAVGNTASYGGGMRIVPAADPSDGLLDVIWAGGLGRGGLSRLTPRLRQGTHVTDPRVHQRRARHVRVAAEGIVGYADGERLGPLPLDMKLVPGAIRLLR
- the tatC gene encoding twin-arginine translocase subunit TatC; the protein is MASLTLRRNKKPSKFEQAADGSMTLIEHVRELRNRLFIASIGIVLGLIVGFVISQWAFDILKAPYCALPSSINDRTGSCEFITLAVTDQLMLRLKISLWLGLVLGAPVWLYQLWAFVAPGLHRHERRWAYLFVALALPLFAAGVIMAYLVIGHSLAFIMKAGVLGQPTKLEVTSYVGFVMNMLMLFGCAFEFPLLLLMLNFTGVVTGKRLLSWWRAVVFLAFAFAAIATPDPGPFGMALLAACISALYFVAVGVAILNDRRKGRGKEIYEGLSDDEISALDEERVPVGASDPISAPTPVDAPTPVEAPRSIERRFDDMT
- the tatA gene encoding Sec-independent protein translocase subunit TatA, whose translation is MGALKPWHLILLVVVLVLLFGAKRLPDAARSLGRSLRIMKAETKGLIDENNNDNLAEKADAQYSRQPLQGDVQGGYPQQGYQQQPPPGYQQPQPGYQQPQPGYQPHPQPGFQQPQQPPAQPFVDPVQRTNDR
- a CDS encoding YafY family protein; this encodes MTAPRTPSADRLGRLLNLVPYLLARPGILIAEAADDLGVTAKQLREDLELLWVCGLPGYGPGDLIDMAFDGDRVTISHDAGIDKPLRLNQDEALALVVALRMLAETPGIGSRDAIERALAKIESAAGDLADAPVAVKLPANQEKLAKVRAAVDSGHALRLTYYTAARDETTERVVDPMRMLTVGTFAYLEAWCRRAEATRMFRIDRIDAFTELDEPARPPVEAVPHDVTHGVFQPGPELPLVTLRVGRGGRWITEYYPVEQVQREPGEWLVTMRVTDLVWARRFLVGRADVTVVGPPELVEQIRDAAHEALDQYAAPHSLAADRAPAG
- a CDS encoding YafY family protein; the protein is MSRTRTERLVNLVICLLSTRRFLTAAQIALTVPGYEHDPSDPRDHEAFQRKFERDKAELRELGVPLETGTASIFDQEPGYRIAQREYALPDILLEPDEAAAVGIAARLWQHAGLAAAASSGLAKLRAAGVEVDPQATLGVEPVVTVDPAFGPLTAAARARRAVQFKYRVPAVDEPSVRRLEPWGVVCWRGRWYVVGHDRDRNAARCFRLSRIVGDVRAVGRPEAFTPPADADLISHVAHSTGPIARTGRATVTVRPGRAAGLRRLASEVTPGPDGDRLTISYGDPDWLASRIAGYGPDARADGPPELRDAVIQQLKELTTRYDRDVPAVAR
- a CDS encoding cation diffusion facilitator family transporter — translated: MTIAPEPETAPTGLPDNEPQAATESVGTVLLALLANLVIAVAKLVAGLLSGSAAMLSEAAHSFADTVTEIFLYVALRRGGKPADEEHPFGYGKESYVWAFIASLFTFVGGAGFSIYHGISTIVSGADAGDYLWSYVVLAISFVAEGSSFLKARRQVREQSRRWNVSPQRFLRLTSDTTVKAVFFEDAAALIGLLLAAAGLALTQLTGSEVWDGSASVLIGALLLVVASVLARTNVSLLVGRAVPRRMHNQIAADLRSIPVVTGVPTLFTMQIGPGDILVAAKVDFDDEVPGRDIEAASDEAERRLRDRYPEIRYVFLDPTRGVPGRDHIDGGLDR
- a CDS encoding DUF3866 family protein; this encodes MVRWRSGTVSSVRRRWRGAIELDVLCDGGGVRALAYPELVGSPEPGDRVLLNVGALVMGLGTGGYALVVALPDRLPADPADDGTTRDAGHLVKARYTPLQPILLGVDEEASPHRAVLAAAESLEAMPVVTADLHSALPAILAGVRADRPDARVAYVMTDGGALPAWFSRTLDGLTGHLAGTVTTGQAFGGDLEASTVHTGLLAARHVLRADVTVVAQGPGNLGTGTTWGFSGVALGEAVNAIGVLGGRPVGSLRISDGDGRERHRGVSHHSLTAYGKVALIRADLPVPEGLPAALAASIAPLAERHRIVEVPTGGLDAALRASPVPLSTMGRGLDRDHAYFLAAAAAGRHAAALLGADQ